ACTTCTCAAAAACTGGATGGAAAATTTCATCTCCTTTTGAACAGCTTGTTAAAACAATGCCGGAGATTAAAACGGCAACAAGTAGCTTCATTTTTATCATTTTTCTTAGCTCTTAAATATTCGCCAAAATTAGCCGTTTTCAACGACAAACAGCATATAGAGCGACTACAACTTCGAACAACCATTAACCGAGCGAAGGGAATCGAACAGCGTATAGTATAATGCCGAATATACTTGAGCCTAAATAAAAAGGGGGAACCGTTAGGCTCCCCCTTTTATATATAGCTGGTTGCACTACAACCCAAACTCTTTCTTGATAGCGTCAACGCTGTCGAGCTTCTCCCAGGTGAAGAACTCCACCTCCTTCTCGGCTTGGTTGTTGATGGGGCCAACAAGCACGGCCTTCTTGTAGCACTTACGCCCGAAGTGGCCGTAAGCTGCGGTTTCCTCGAAGATTGGGTTCTTCAAGCCAAACTTCTCGATGATGCGCGCTGGACGAAGGTCGAACAGCTTAGCAACCTTTTCGCTGATCTGAGCATCGGTTAGCCCTGCCTTTGCCGTACCGTAGGTATTCACGTAGATGCTTACCGGACGGGCAACGCCAATTGCGTAGGCTACCTGAACCAGCACCTCTTCGGCAACACCTGCCGCAACAAGGTTCTTGGCAATGTAGCGGGCAGCATAAGCCGCCGAGCGATCTACCTTCGACGAGTCTTTACCCGAGAATGCTCCACCACCGTGAGCCCCCTTGCCGCCGTAGGTATCTACGATGATCTTACGGCCGGTAAGGCCGGTATCGCCGTGAGGGCCACCGATAACAAACTTGCCGGTTGGGTTTACGTGAAGGATGATATCGTCGTTAAAGAGGCTTTGGGTACGAGCTGGAAGAAGCGCCTTAACGCGTGGGATAAGGATATGCTGAACATCAGCCTTAATCTTGGCAAGCATCACCTCGTCCTCGTCGAAC
This window of the uncultured Acetobacteroides sp. genome carries:
- the metK gene encoding methionine adenosyltransferase, yielding MGYLFTSESVSEGHPDKVADQISDAILDQFLSQDPNSKVACETLVTTGLVVISGEVRSEAYVDVQEVARKVINRIGYNKAAYKFDGDSCGVISTIHEQSPDINRGVSQEEKGAGEQGAGDQGLMFGYACSETDEYMPLSLTISHMLLQELAKIRREGKEMTYLRPDAKSQVTIEYDDNNHPARINTIVVSTQHDEFDEDEVMLAKIKADVQHILIPRVKALLPARTQSLFNDDIILHVNPTGKFVIGGPHGDTGLTGRKIIVDTYGGKGAHGGGAFSGKDSSKVDRSAAYAARYIAKNLVAAGVAEEVLVQVAYAIGVARPVSIYVNTYGTAKAGLTDAQISEKVAKLFDLRPARIIEKFGLKNPIFEETAAYGHFGRKCYKKAVLVGPINNQAEKEVEFFTWEKLDSVDAIKKEFGL